The following proteins are encoded in a genomic region of Primulina huaijiensis isolate GDHJ02 chromosome 3, ASM1229523v2, whole genome shotgun sequence:
- the LOC140972028 gene encoding protein transport protein Sec61 subunit gamma-1-like, protein MDALDSVFDPLREFSKDSIRLVKRCHKPDRKEFSKVATRTAIGFVVMGFVGFFVKLIFIPINNIIVGAS, encoded by the exons ATGGATGCTTTGGATTCAGTTTTCGATCCACTCAGAGAGTTCTCCAAGGACAGCATTCGTCTTGTGAAGCGATGCCACAAGCCTGACCGCAAAG AATTCTCGAAGGTGGCTACTCGAACTGCGATCGGTTTCGTCGTGATGGGATTTGTTGGGTTTTTCGTCAAGTTGATTTTCATTCCAATCAACAATATCATCGTGGGTGCTTCCTGA
- the LOC140972848 gene encoding uncharacterized protein, with product MTTSRRVADRKVLKFEKNIKKRGVTGETIKKKGSSYPVGPVVLGFIIFVVVGSSLFQIIRMATSGGMA from the exons ATG ACAACCTCAAGGCGTGTGGCAGATAGGAAGGTATTGAAATTTGAGAAGAACATAAAGAAGAGAGGTGTAACTGGTGAAACAATTAAAAAGAAAGGGAGTTCTTATCCTGTAGGCCCTGTGGTGCTTGGGTTCAtcatatttgttgttgttggaTCAT CCTTGTTTCAGATTATCCGCATGGCAACAAGTGGAGGCATGGCGTAA
- the LOC140972849 gene encoding SNF1-related protein kinase regulatory subunit gamma-1-like: protein MVMEESETPRSPEAKVGMQVEDLWDNQEQQLTPTEKLNACFESIPVSAFPPAPSSQVIEINSDTNLAEAVKLLARHKLLSAPVVDVKAPEDASWIDRYIGIVEFAGIVVWILHQSERMEGSNTAFDLATGDTEDATTASAVAAAANGMSSPRFRSMHPDSPTATCGKFFETLTSSDFYKNTKVGDISGSFRWAPFLALQKANSFLTMLLLLSKYRMKSIPVVDLGEAKVDNVITQSAVIHMLKECAGLHWFESWGSKKLFELGLPLMKPRQIIKVNEDEPVLQAFKLMRQKGVGGVPVVENGGSKAIGNISIRDIQFLLVAPQIYREYRSITAKNFLTTVRSYLEEEHEKESPLLGGMVTCRRGDTLKEVITKLDSMKIHRIYVVDGGGNLEGVVTLRDIISKLVHEPRGYFGDFFDGVLPLPANSRV from the exons ATGGTGATGGAAGAAAGCGAAACGCCGAGGAGCCCAGAAGCTAAGGTGGGTATGCAAGTGGAGGATTTATGGGATAATCAAGAACAGCAGCTGACACCTACTGAGAAGCTTAACGCTTGTTTTGAGAGTATTCCTGTTTCCGCCTTCCCCCCTGCTCCCTCTTCCCAAG TTATTGAGATAAATTCGGATACCAATCTTGCGGAAGCCGTTAAATTACTTGCCCGTCATAAACTCCTTAGTGCACCAGTTGTGGATGTGAAAGCACCAGAAGATGCGAGTTGGATCGACCGATATATTGGAATTGTAGAGTTTGCTGGCATTGTTGTTTGGATATTACATCAG TCTGAGAGGATGGAAGGCAGCAACACTGCCTTTGATTTGGCCACAGGCGACACAGAAGATGCTACTACTGCCTCGGCTGTTGCCGCAGCCGCAAACGGGATGTCATCTCCACGGTTTAGAAGTATGCACCCTGACTCTCCCACAGCAACTTGCGGGAAATTTTTTGAGACTCTTACTTCTTCTGATTTCTACAAGAACACGAAG GTTGGCGATATTTCTGGATCTTTTCGTTGGGCTCCATTTCTAGCGCTGCAGAAAGCAAACTCTTTTTTGACGATGCTCCTATTGCTATCAAAGTACAGAATGAAAAGTATTCCTGTGGTTGATTTGGGAGAAGCAAAGGTTGATAATGTCATCACTCAGAGTGCTGTTATTCACATGCTTAAAGAATGCGCTGGACTTCATTGGTTTGAGAGCTGGGGTTCGAAGAAACTGTTTGAACTCGGTCTTCCCCTTATGAAACCTAGACAAATCATCAAG GTAAATGAAGACGAGCCTGTGCTGCAGGCGTTTAAATTGATGAGGCAGAAGGGAGTTGGAGGGGTGCCAGTGGTTGAAAATGGAGGAAGTAAGGCAATCGGTAATATAAGCATCAGGGATATCCAATTCCTTCTCGTTGCACCACAAATTTACAGGGAATACAG ATCCATCACTGCAAAGAACTTCTTGACGACAGTTAGAAGCTATCTAGAGGAGGAGCATGAGAAGGAGTCGCCACTGTTGGGTGGCATGGTAACATGCCGGAGAGGCGATACTTTAAAAGAAGTCATAACGAAGCTTGACTCAATGAAGATCCACCGAATATATGTGGTGGATGGTGGTGGGAACCTGGAGGGTGTTGTAACCCTGAGGGACATAATCTCGAAGCTGGTACACGAGCCTCGGGGTTATTTCGGGGATTTCTTCGATGGAGTCTTGCCACTGCCCGCAAATAGCAGGGTTTAA
- the LOC140972850 gene encoding exocyst complex component EXO70A1-like: MAAATEGQDKVLATAQRIVQSLHNTSNTDDMLLILSSFDNRLSTLSTFVSSDDNTSNAVVDPRFAAAENFILNEADSSFSDDYLVAVDEIIHLTEEINLNPRAVDSADDVMDRAETALQLAMARLEDEFRHILIRNTVALDTERLHRSSISSSSAAIAIAGTEFFNVDVNENIEDVSSGRYSHNGHGRGISFGVDDMSSFDLIHPDSVIDLREIADRMIRSGYEKECCQVYCSVRRDVLDECLVILGVEKLSIEDVQRMEWRSLDDKMRKWIPAVKLVVRGLLSGEKRLCDQIFTGSDLIKEVCFLETSKGCVMQFLNFGEAVAVGRRSAEKLFRILDMYDALAAVLPDLQALFMDEDAGDMVCSEAKGVLDALGEAAIGTFVEFENAVQGEASRKPMQNGEIHPLTRYVMNYTKLLVDYSDTLNSLLETVEDNSGLEKEKNDNLETSMSLIAQRLLALITSLESNLEEKSRMYEDGAMQYIFLMNNILYIVQKVKDSELRNALGDNWIKKRRGLIRQHATHYLRAAWTKVLSCLKDEGIGGSSSSAAKVALKERFKNFNICFEDIYRIQTAWKVPDPQLREELRISISEKVIPAYRSFLGRFGSQLESGRHAGKYIKYSPEDLENYLLDLFEGTPLILHHMRRKST, encoded by the coding sequence ATGGCGGCGGCTACTGAAGGCCAGGATAAGGTGTTGGCCACCGCGCAGCGGATTGTGCAGAGCCTACACAATACATCCAACACCGATGATATGCTTTTAATCCTCTCCTCCTTCGATAACCGTCTATCCACTCTCTCCACCTTCGTTTCATCCGATGACAACACATCCAACGCCGTTGTTGACCCCCGATTCGCGGCGGCCGAGAATTTCATTCTGAACGAAGCAGACTCCTCATTTTCGGACGATTACTTGGTTGCAGTTGACGAGATCATCCATTTGACCGAGGAAATCAACCTCAATCCGCGTGCCGTAGATTCCGCGGACGATGTGATGGACCGTGCGGAGACCGCGCTCCAGCTTGCGATGGCTCGTTTGGAGGATGAGTTTCGCCATATCCTGATCCGCAACACCGTCGCACTTGACACCGAGCGTCTTCATCGATCTTCGATCTCTTCCTCTTCGGCTGCGATTGCTATCGCTGGTACTGAGTTTTTCAACGTTGACGTGAATGAAAATATTGAAGATGTCAGCAGCGGGAGGTACAGTCATAACGGTCACGGCAGGGGCATTAGCTTTGGTGTGGATGATATGTCATCTTTCGATTTGATCCATCCCGATTCAGTGATTGATCTGAGGGAGATCGCAGATCGGATGATCCGATCTGGTTACGAGAAGGAATGCTGCCAGGTGTATTGTAGTGTTCGCCGTGATGTTCTTGACGAGTGTTTGGTGATTCTTGGAGTGGAGAAATTGAGCATTGAGGACGTACAGAGGATGGAATGGCGGTCCTTGGATGATAAGATGAGGAAGTGGATTCCAGCAGTTAAATTAGTTGTTCGGGGTCTTTTATCTGGTGAGAAACGTTTATGTGATCAGATTTTTACTGGGTCTGATTTGATCAAGGAAGTTTGCTTCTTGGAAACATCTAAGGGATGCGTGATGCAGTTTTTAAATTTCGGAGAGGCGGTTGCAGTTGGGAGAAGGTCCGCTGAAAAATTGTTTAGGATTCTTGATATGTATGATGCATTGGCTGCGGTTTTACCAGATTTACAGGCACTTTTTATGGATGAAGATGCAGGCGATATGGTGTGTAGTGAGGCAAAGGGAGTGTTAGATGCCCTGGGTGAGGCTGCAATTGGGACTTTTGTGGAGTTTGAGAATGCTGTTCAGGGGGAGGCTTCGAGGAAGCCGATGCAGAATGGTGAGATTCATCCACTCACTAGATATGTCATGAATTACACAAAATTGCTTGTGGATTATAGTGATACACTTAATTCACTATTGGAGACTGTGGAGGATAACTCAGGATtggaaaaagagaaaaatgatAATTTGGAGACAAGCATGTCTCTCATTGCTCAGCGCCTCTTGGCATTGATAACTTCTTTGGAATCAAATCTTGAGGAAAAATCGAGAATGTATGAGGATGGTGCGATGCAGTATATTTTTCTGATGAACAACATACTTTACATTGTACAAAAAGTGAAGGACTCAGAGCTCCGAAACGCTTTGGGTGATAACTGGATTAAAAAACGACGAGGTCTGATTCGGCAACATGCTACACATTATCTTAGAGCAGCATGGACCAAGGTCTTATCATGTTTGAAAGATGAAGGGATCGGCGGGAGCTCAAGTAGTGCAGCAAAGGTGGCTTTGAAAGAAAGATTCAAGAACTTCAATATTTGTTTTGAAGATATCTATAGGATTCAGACTGCTTGGAAGGTTCCAGATCCTCAGCTTAGAGAGGAACTCCGCATATCCATTTCGGAAAAAGTGATTCCAGCATATCGATCATTCTTGGGAAGGTTTGGGAGTCAACTAGAGAGTGGGAGGCATGCTGGAAAATACATTAAATACTCTCCTGAGGATTTAGAGAATTATTTGTTGGATCTGTTTGAAGGAACACCCCTTATTCTGCACCACATGAGAAGAAAAAGTACATAG